The genome window TTGTTTGCTTGAATTATGGTAGTTGTGAGTTAgtccaaagtttggatgattgACTGAAAAATTCTTAATCcattcttggttcttgaagCTTCACGGCCTAGGaagtttttgcaaaaaaaaaaagagagcttCGGTTTGCTTGAAGCTTGTCTTTGCATAAAATGTGCATGatagttttccagatttgcatgctaTCCTTTCTaagttttttcttctcttcttttgcttGTTTGGCTTGCGGAAGTTATGTAGTTGTTGTCTAGAGTAAAGTTTTGATGTCTGTGTTGAAAAGGGTTCGCCCAAATGGTGTCTCGAGGGTGAAGTCCACATTTGGAAGGGAAGTTTGTAGCTAGTTTAGCTTTGCAGAAATTTTCGTCAGATTGCTGAAGTTTGCTGCAGAACATTTCCTTAGTGCCTTGTTGCTAAACGTTTAGCTATGCATGGTTGGATTTAGCTCAAGAGCATCGTGTGAAATTTCTTGTGGCTATGTTTTTGGTTGCATGAAGCTAGCATTAGgaatgttttttttgttttgcagaAAATGTTTCGTAATTCTGCATGAAGCTTTGCATGGAAAGATTCTAAAAATTActctttaaccccccaagttcccctttgtttcactatggcccaagcaaTTGGCAAATTCAATCAATTTGACCCCTCAAATGTCTTTAGTTTTCACATTTAAGTCATTACTTGTTTTAATGCTGCATGGGTTGTTCACCTTCCTTTAAACGCCTTGGATTGACTCAATTTCTTGCTTATCCCCATTTTCATGTGATTATTcattaattaaagtggtgccttgacccttttattgttttgaagttaatatttccttcatttggacatcattccaagggaggtataacttcttttatcttttttgtctctcccctatgtgattcaacgtgctaagtgagaattgcatgtctactttgttttccttgcctttctttaattcctttcatttatttcatttacttttgcttttattaagttattcttttatggggtatgtgtacacctcttggcttgtaatagatagggcataacaagtaatttggtccattttccctttcccttttgttttagttagcaaatgtaatggttgcatgcctatgtgttatatgttaaatgctttattaggattttgcatctagccaaacatgctaagtgttatgtgctacgtgtttataagtgattcgcatgtctactcgctttttgtagtatagatgaatggaatggatgaatgtacgtcaccacactggtccaacgctagttgtggcttcttttatcgtttccactagtccaacgctagtcggaattcatagaatgggctagtccaatgctagacccaataggttcttttttccttttttcattaagtgcatgatcaccacatatcacgcatttttccttagtttgtcatttggtatgttcctcaaaccccttccccttcattttaggacttgcatctcatgctagttagggttcatttgcgtgaaaatcccttccgataagggaaacgagcgagtgtggctactcgatagccttagcacgctagttccgccttctaatcaaagggaaaatcgaagtcgaaaagttaggagtcaacccccgtacccgacttgttgcattcctctagggtcgtactttcatttttatcacctacatactattttaaccacattttttcacatttcttaaaccatactttctcactacatttttctcatcacgtgctcaatttcacctcacaaatggaattccaccttaccttatatatctattattctatttttacacacttgcacacaaaaaacatttgaattttatacaatttcacacatgcacctttttatacattcgcacacttgcacttacatttcttgcatctttcatacactttcacacttgcacacttaaatttgaactctcatttgcattaatcgacctctatgaggttttcctttgttggccgccacaattcatgtggtttgggaccaaaagcctcacaagagacatcgtagaatttaggattgcattttcctttccgttttgcattcatatagtcatatccaacgtgcaatacatacattgggtagaaaattaggaaaggtaaggttaagtcgcgcaactagccttggctaggtcaaaggggtgccttggattctatccttgccttcccctttgttaaacgtgactcccgaacctttttctttgtcttacgtggactaggagtcgtttttaaaagggttttactactttgtctttaaaaatttattttttaggtgacttggtacaccttaatcattaccaagtggcgactccaatttctcattcaaaaacccttttaaaaaactattttttgggtcaaatcgtcgctttttcccaagtcccattgagacccatgtcttttcaactcacaaaaatcattctccaatcacaattgaatcaaaaacatctttctcaaaccatttatttatttattcaaaaaaaatggggcgcgacagttgctTCTCATTCCCAGCTGCGAAAATCTGGTACATGGCTATGTCAATGGCCATGTACGAAGAGGATGATGAATAGTGCGCTGTTTGCACGCGCGCGCGAGGatctgttccttttttttttcaaaattaatttagGTAAACAAACAAAGTTAATTCCTAATTGAGTTACCTTgccaaatttttatttattttaaagaaattaaatctaAGAGGATTAAAACCacatttttgaattttatgaggattttccttttcaaaattttaatgcaaaaatatcttaaaaataaaaattatgaaCCTAATTTATGAAAATAAGCAAAAATGAATACCAACTATCAtttaatcaataaaataaaataaaataaaacaagaattataataataataaatagagctaaaattgaattaaagaaaaatcaaaattttggtaTCTACAGCTTGCCTCTCTTTAtctgagtttcgaagaaactCGAGACAAAAACGTAGACACCAAGTACTTACCTGTAATTATTCTGCCTTAAACTGAAACATGAAaaggtcagcgggataaaacccgatcctgccaaggttagtgggataaaacccaatccTAATCAAGATAAATACGGTCAACGGGATAAAACCTGGTCCTACCGAAGTTGGaagacacgttagtgggttggaccTAATGCTAATGGTGAAAGAAGCCACGTTAGTGGGTTAaacccgatgctaacggatatAAAAGACACGTTAGTAGGTTGGACCCAATGCTAACGGATATAAAAGACATgttagtgaaataaactcgataCTAACGGATAAAAAAAAcatgttagtgagataaactcgatgttaacaatgaaagaaaaaacacgttagtgagataaattcgatgctaacggtgatagaaaaaaacacattagtgagataaatTCGATACTAACGGTGATAGaaaaacacgttagtgagatagattcgatgctaacggtgaaagAAAAAACATGTTAATGAGATAAATTCGATGCTAACGATGATAGaaaaacacgttagtgagatagactcgatgctaacggtgatagaaaAACACGTTAGTAAGATAGATTCGATGCTAACAGATATAAaagacacgttagtgggttggacccgatACTAACGGTGAAAGAAAAAACACATTAGTAAGATAaattcgatgctaacggtgataaaagacacgttagtgggttagacccgatgctaacggtaaaagaaagaaacacgttagtgagatataCTCGATACTAACGGTAATAAAAGGCACGTTAGTGCATGAAAAGGTTTTTGAATACTTATCTgaaaaatcttttcaaaaattgccccaatttgaatcaatttttgTACAACCAATAATTTGCTTTGCATTGTGGCATTATTACTTCTCCTTAAAGCCTTGATTTGCACTTCCTCTTCTATTTGAATCCTGAATGTTTAATTGTTGGGTGACATTTCATGACTTTATTACAAAAATAATTTTCCCCAGTTTTGCTATGCGAAACAATCAAAATAATGTCACCACCATTCGATCTGTCCAGCTTTTGAGAAATGTGTAAACATaagtattttgatatttttcctTGATGCTATAAAACCCGACCTTGCACCGCAAATTGCATCCCGGTTGCTTTAACTTCCAATGCTAACTTAACATGAAGACTTATACATATGCACTTTTCGATAAATCGagaaaattgttatttaataaaATCTAATGAGACAAATGAAACTATGCAACACCCAAAGAATTTTTATGCACAAATGTCAAAAACCAAAgtaatgcaaaaaaaataatcatcgACTTGtattgaaagaaaaagatgaCTTTAGAGAAATGAATCACAAATCCAGCAATCAATGTTGATGACCAAAATACTTTGGCCTTTAACAAAGTGTCccatttgaccctttggatatcataTGTCTGAAATTCAATACCAGCAGAAAAACCACAATGTGAAAAGGAATCCCAATGAACTGAGTCACCTTTACTTTCTTTGTGCAACCCTACCTTATCGTCATTTCAGGTTTTCACCGAAATTACCCTccatccttttattttttctttttctttctcttttcccctatttttcttcttgattttctttttctttctccttttctcttttaaagACGTCCTTGCGGGTTTTCACATGATGAAtagtgtcaacctcacacctaatcaattcagaaatacatctaaaaaaatttcttagCATCAGTATATGAACATCATTTGCcaattaattagaaaatttcttgacagagatattgcaaagaataGAAATCAggacttttggcttttgtaatagggtcaggtggggtgtttaaaaaagttaaggcttgaaagcgaaTTTCAAAAGTGAtttaaatgatctgagatcgcattgttgtatcaaccctattttagggttaaatcaaaacttgccccaatttattcttaactgaggttctcttttctttcatttcatttctttcgaccttctgccattcttttgaaattcaaaattcaccCCAATTTATACTTaaccgaggttctcttttctttcatttcctttcttttgttcttctatcatttttcacctcttgagactttttcttcttcaattaaACCTTGCCCCAGTAtagggtttgcgattctcaggggttgccaaacgaaatgatCATTCTGAAAGTTCAAAATGGGTAACTAGGGATAGAGtgttcgattggaaaagaagagggtctaacttttattccgttccttacattaaccctgaaaggaaactttcattaatacGAAATTTCTTACATGCATCtaaattaattgactgaggaaaacTTCTATTCATCCATATTGGtgaaacataagtgatccgTCGGATAATacctttccttttttcttttcctcttttcttctttttttttttttgacaacaaaTCCTTTCCGATCTTGCACCGACAACAGTTGCCTCaacattttgtttctttttcgaGTAGTCACgatttgacccttttattgtaaCCACGggttgctttttttttattgcatttGATTGCTTCTCATCAAATAAAGAGTATTGTTCTTGACACTGATTTCCATCAGTCTCCTTTTTCTGCTTTTATTCAAGTGACCactaattttatttctttcatcTTGATCCCTATTCGGTCTGAGTTCCTCCTTCGAATCTCTCTGAAGTATGTTCGGATACCTCCTTGCTAATCCTACGTTCACGCGGTATCGAGATTACAACCATCAAATTCTGAAATGgtaatatccaaagggtcaaggGATTTTATTCAGggccatctgaaaagaatgtGTAAGTCACAGTACATATAAAACTGTACATTTTATTGcatttcaagaaaagaaaaaaaactaaacttAATATCATGTTACGTGTTAAACGAAACGTGTTTTCAAAAGCCAATTGATTGAAAACTATCTACAAAAAATATAGTTAAACAAAAGACATACGCATGAACGATTTTTCATTGATTTTAACCAAAACAATTCCTCAAATTTATCGAAACTTCCCTTCAAGGGGAAGGAATCTCACTAATTCAGCCCTTCCAAGACTttcaaatttcttccttggagtaAATGCCGTGATGGTGTCCTTGTATTAAGAAAAATGATTCGTACTTGAGCTAGGTCCTtattcttcccttttctttaaTACTATATCTTTAATACTGGTCGAGTGACCGGTCGTTCCAGAATGGTAGGCACAAGCGGTTTGAGGGCTGTACCCAACAGAGAAGTCTCGACGAGGGTAGTTTGGAGGAGGTATATCATCAATTTTACCGGTGGCCTTGAGCTGTTGGTACAGTTGGTCAACAGGTCTGCCAAAGTTGGTAAAAGTTCGAGATCGGCCGGAGTTTTGTATTTCATTGGTTTGAGGATGGTTGTAGGTCTGTTTGTTTGATAGAGCAGGTCTCGGATTATAAGGAGAGCGAGGTCGAGTTTGAAAATTGGGTTGAAAAATTGGGACGGGTAGTATAGGTGGGTTTGCATAGTTTGACCAAGGTCGAGAGTGATTGATAGTAGTATGATAACAGGGCGTGGGTTTAGGTAATAATGGTAGGGTGATGAATATGTGGggtattgctgaaatttgggTCAGGAAGAAAAGCCTTGGTCCCAAACTAATGCTGCTTCcccatctttctttttgaattgaGGCATCTTGCTACTGCTGCTTGGATTTTGTAAGGTTTCTAATCGCGATTTCAGAGCTGACATATTAACAATCTTTCCCGCTCTTACAAACTCATCATATTTCTCCAATTTATTGATAATTTCTATAAACGAGTATCCAGTTATGCGAAAAATTTCCTTAAAATAGGGCGGGTCATGAGTTTTGATAAATGTTCGAACAATTTCATTCTCGGTCATAGGAGGTTCCACCTTAGCAGCCAATTTCCTCCATCGCTtcgcataagtcttgtgatcctcagaTGGTTTCCTTTTAGTGCCTTCAAGCTTGGTTCTCGTTGGAGCAAGTTTACAATTGTATTCGTATTGTCTCACGAAGGCAGTTGACAAATCCAACCATGTTCTCATTTCTTCAGGTTTTAAATTGGAATACCAATCCAGGACATCGCCTTCCAAGCTCTTCGAGAATAACCGAACTGACAAATTCTCATCATCTATTGGTTTTCCTAATTTGTTGGCAAACATTTGGAAATGCGTTTTGGGATTGGCCGTTCCATCATACTTGCTAAATTTGGGTGCTTTGAAACCCACCGGCAGTTGCATATCAAGAAATAGGCACAACTCGTTATAATCCAAACCTCCTTATTTGCTCAAAACTTGGCTCTTCCTTATAAATTTGTCAAATAGATTAAATCTCTTTACAGATTCTTGTCAATTGGCGCAGAGGATTCCCCTACTTCAACTTTTTCTTGTGCAGCGGTGTCTAACGTGAATGGTTCAGCGGTGGAATAGTAATATGGTTCTTGAGGTTCAAGTGGCATATTCACACTAACAGGTgggtaattttggagaatttgggGGTGATGAGGATTGGCTTGGATTACGGGTGCATGGGCATGTGGTAGGCCATGAGTGGGATAGGCAAAAATTTCTTCAGGTGGATTTGCAAAATGTGGAGTAAAGGGGGTTTAAGTATAGGGTAAAATTATTGGTTGTGTTTCAGTTTAACTAGCAGGTAAGGGCTCATGTTGGACACCGCTATTGCTACCAGTGACTAACTGATCGATCACGCGCCGTTGTGCTGTCATTTCCACGCTCAATTCATTGAATTTGTGTAACATCTCGCTCAATTGAGCTCCCAAATTTGCAGCGTCTGTTGGAGATGCCGTGGTGGATCTATCAGATGATTTAGGATGTGcgctcatgtttacacgatttctCAAAGCTTGACTGCGAGATTGTGTGATAATGGGGCTTCTTCTTGTAGTTATATTT of Coffea arabica cultivar ET-39 chromosome 5c, Coffea Arabica ET-39 HiFi, whole genome shotgun sequence contains these proteins:
- the LOC140007200 gene encoding uncharacterized protein encodes the protein MQLPVGFKAPKFSKYDGTANPKTHFQMFANKLGKPIDDENLSVRLFSKSLEGDVLDWYSNLKPEEMRTWLDLSTAFVRQYEYNCKLAPTRTKLEGTKRKPSEDHKTYAKRWRKLAAKVEPPMTENEIVRTFIKTHDPPYFKEIFRITGYSFIEIINKLEKYDEFVRAGKIVNMSALKSRLETLQNPSSSSKMPQFKKKDGEAALVWDQGFSS